In Brassica napus cultivar Da-Ae chromosome C2, Da-Ae, whole genome shotgun sequence, the sequence AAGACGCATGCACACCATTCAGGCACTCATGACTTCATGATATGTTTGACGTACCCCAACAAAAAGATAGAGTCGGTCCATCGGCACATGATATGTTTTAATAAGCATTTtgattgttattattttattttaatttgaataacAAGAATTTTAACTGTTATTATgcgaattttttttaactaatttcaTTTCTAGTCATAAATTACGTATACtttttcatctttctttttttatttggagTTCTAGTTACAAATGTTATGTTTTGATACTCTTTGTGGTATATAATCATATAATCTAAATTGATATGATTTACTAATTTAGGTTATATGACTAATCAGAACGAGATTCATGCATTAGAATTAAATTTGATCAAATTGAGTAAAGACCACAAGGTCaaaaggaaaattaaaatttgggaTAAGAGTCGACAAAGCCGTCGAGTAGCCGCGTCACAGCCAGGTAAGCAAATAGTCGCCATCCAATTAAACAGAAGGGCACAGAATAGTAACTTGTATAACGTGCTTGGGTCTGACTATGATTCCGAATCTGGTTCCTACGATTTTAAGACCACCCGATTTTTCAACGGTTGAGATTGTTTAGAAGCATTAGTACGACATTGTCACGTCCGCAGGGAATCGCGCCCTGAAAGTCGACCTACTCCATGTTTTCCGCATCTTCCCCACGATACAAATTGACGgtcaatttttatttgtttcacgTTTTGTTGAAATAAATACACAAcgttttcttattaatttatttatatttttttaccaatTTGTCAAATTCCCAAATTTTGGCGAAATGTTCCTTAAATGCCCtttgaataataattatttcAGATACAgtttaatattcatcatataATCGCGAGGAATTTCTTATACTTTCACCAAAAGAATATACATTTTAAACAAtagttattaaaacaaataaaatttctattttattattatgtataaatataatgGCCGTGAGTcacatgtatacatatatattcattatGAACATGATGGGATATGCATTATTGAGATTATGATAAATGAGGAATGAATAGTGGGACTCCATTGATCAGATGTATATTTTGTGTTGTTCTAACGTGGACCTTATGTAAGATCTCTATCCAAGCTTCATCCATCAATATCTAGTATCTAATATCATTAAATGTCACACAAGCAATAGAAGACAACTTTTGGTAAAAAGAGAAGTCATCCAAATGTATTTtaacattgataattttttttttgaaaaagtaatAGTAAAGCCGTCCCTAGTTGTtaacaaatcaaacaaaaaaaagagaaatactaCTAGTCAAAATAAAATACTGTCACACCCCAATCTTTTTGGTGGTCCACgtacaaattttaattaaaattaaaatttgtttagtCATTTTCCGTCATTAGTTTTTTAAACTTTTCTGTGACACGCAgatatttctttttgatatAGACTGTGACATGTTAATGAGTTGGAGATATGTTTTGActttaaaaagaaagagaaagccAAATTAAATAGTTAGGGACAAAGTAGTCATTTTAGAGGATGAGGAGAGTTTCTCTTTCGTCTCCGTCAGAAATAATCTTCCATTCAAAAAACGCTGTCTCCGTCTTCTTCCCCTACAAATACTCcattcttcgtcttcttcctcccATCATCTCATCTCATTAACCATTCTTTCGATTTCGTTTTGTGTCCTTAAAGTTTGGATCTTTCTTTCCTTCCGATCACactttgatttgattttgagCCATGAATGCTTTAGCCGCAACGAACAGGAACTTCCGCCATGCCTCACGAATCCTCGGCTTGGATTCGAAGATCGAGAAGAGTCTCATGATCCCATTCAGAGAAATCAAGGTTCGAAATTGATCTCATGCTCTGTTTTTGCTTATTGTCTCTGTTTCGGGGTTTTACTTTGATCTCAAACACTCTGTTTTTTGCTTCTCGTCTCTGTTTCGGGTTTTACTTTGATCTTAAACACTCTGTTTTTGCTTCTCATCTCTGTTTCGGGTTTGAATTTGATCTCATCACTCTGTTTTTTCTTCTCGTCTCTGTTTTGGGGCTGAACTTGATCTTAAGCTCTGTTTTTTTGCTTCCCGTCTCTGTTTTGGGTTTTAACTTTGATCTCAAACAATCTGTTTTTGCTTCTCGTCTCTGTTTCGGTTTTGAATTTGATCTCAAGCTCTCTGTTTTTGCTTCCCGTCTCTGTTTCGGGTTTTAACTTGATCTCAACACTCTGTTTTTGCTTCTCGTCTCTGTTTCTGGTTTTATCTTAATCTCAAGCTCTCTGTTTTTGCTTCACGTCTCTGTTTCGTGTCCTAATCTTGACTTTGTGATCCAGGTGGAGTGCACGATCCCCAAAGACGACGGAACTCTTGTTTCCTACGTTGGATTCAGGGTTCAACACGACAATGCTCGTGGACCAATGAAAGGAGGAATCAGATATCACCCCGAGGTTTAACTCTCTTTCAAGTTTTCAACCATCCATCTCCATGGATCTTGAGATTTGTAGCTTCTTTCtcaaagtttttaacttttggtttttttttgtaaaggttGATCCGGATGAAGTCAACGCATTGGCTCAGCTCATGACTTGGAAGACAGCTGTCGCTGACATTCCGTACGGTGGAGCTAAAGGTGGGATCGGATGCAACCCTCGTGACTTGAGCTTGAGCGAGCTCGAGAGACTTACACGTGTCTTCACTCAGAAGATCCATGATCTCATCGGTATTCACACCGATGTGCCTGCTCCTGATATGGGGACTAACGCTCAGACCATGGCTTGGATTCTTGATGAGTACTCCAAGTTTCATGGTCATTCCCCTGCTGTTGTCACCGGCAAGCCCATTGTAAGGCTCTTGATTATGATTCTGATTGCAAAAGTTTTGAGCTTTTTATTGGTATTTGCAATGTTGAAAAAAATCGCTAGGAAGTAGTTAGGCCAATTTACGAGGGATTATTGACTAGGCGGACGCCTAGATCGATTTTAAACGTTTAgatcaatgtttttaaaaaattatagaaaaaatcGTTTCACTTATCTCTGATTTGCCGATTAGGGGTTGTGtgtctagaccgatttttatAACACTGGGTATATGACTTTGTGATCACTTTGGTGTAGGATCTTGGTGGTTCACTTGGTAGGGAAGCTGCCACGGGACGTGGTGTAGTCTATGCAACCGAAGCTCTCCTTGCTGAATACGGCAAATCGATTAAGGGATTGACATTTGTTGTTCAGGTAAAGCTTACTTCAAATCTGAAGCTTAATGTTGTGTTTATCTGAGAATGAGAGTAAAAAAGTTGAGAGATATCCGCCAagacgaaactaatattacatgatGTGGTTTCGGCCCATCCTCTtggtattaaaataaaaatattgagaGATATGCTTGGTGTGTGACAGGGTTTTGGGAATGTTGGAACATGGGCAGCCAAGCTGATCCATGAGAAAGGTGGGAAAGTGGTTGCGGTAAGCGACATCACAGGTGCTGTCAGAAACCCTGAAGGTCTAGACATCGACGCTCTTCTGAGTCACAAAGAGACAACTGGAAGTCTAGTTGATTTCAGTGGTGGAGACGCTATGGACTCAAATGAACTGCTTATCCATGAGTGTGATGTTCTCATTCCTTGTGCTCTTGGTGGTGTCTTGAACAAGTAGggacaaaaaaaactttctctCATCAATCAAATAAACACCAACCATAGAGTCTGATTATTTACTTTCTACATCTTTTGGTTTAGGGAAAATGCTGGAGATGTGAAGGCAAAGTTCATAATAGAGGCTGCAAACCATCCAACTGATCCAGATGCTGATGAGGTGATGCACCACCAGCAGCATTGATAACAACACTATATAAACCATCTCTTAATATAAAATCCTAATGTGTGTTGATTATTGGCAGATTCTGTCGAAGAAAGGAGTGATTATACTTCCAGATATATACGCAAACGCAGGAGGAGTGACGGTGAGTTACTTTGAGTGGGTGCAGAACATTCAAGGGTTCATGTGGGAAGAGGAGAAAGTGAACCTGGAGTTGCAGAAGTACATGACTCGTGCCTTTCACAACATCAAGTCAATGTGCCATACTCATTCCTGTAACCTCCGTATGGGAGCTTTCACTCTTGGAGTTAACCGTGTTGCTAGAGCCACCCAGTTGCGTGGTTGGGAAGCTTGATTCTATTGAATTTTCCCAAATATACtatgtttttttctgttttcccctgtttttttttttggcttcatTGTTTGCTGATAATTGATGTTccgaaatgaaaaagaaaacaaatgaattgaataactaaaaaatgaataaatttttttactgatttttttttctttatatgaaaactTTCATTTTGTTTGTGAACTTGTTACCAAATAAGACCATATCAATGGAAATGtaaaaactatcaaatatataaaaatccaATACTACCCTTCCGACCACAGCCACCAACGTGGGCAGCCGAGCTAGCAACCCCGGTCGAGGGGTTATTCACTTATTCTTCTTGGAAGACGGCTGAAAAATTCCTGCAGGGGCGGCTTGTGGAGCACCCATAGGTACCGAAGATGGGCTATTCCCTTCAACATTGACTTGTAGCTTCATACCAGGAAAGAAATGGAGCCTATTACCGCAGATAAAGAACGTGTGTAGTGTTGCAGCTCTGTAAGTtgtcctttttcaaaaaaaaaaaagaaggttgtCTTTAGACACTTTGTATCGATGAGTAATGGAACACTAgcaattatatatagattcaagCGGATATAATTAGATTTAATGCATGTACATCATGCTGGGTACCAGCAATAGTTTCATAGAATGTTTTCATCACAAGTAGTAAAATGTGTGCAGGTGTCTATGATACTTGGAACATCACCAACACTAAAATCCCCAAAATGATGCGGAGGGTGAAAGAAATAGCATCATTGACCTCTTGTCCATAATTTCTATATCTAAAAATGCATTGTAATTTGTAAAGGCTCGTACTCAACTGGAGATATTCGTCTACCACAATTCACAAGCTGTTTATATATTGAGACTCAGTAGTTGAGTAGAAGTATAAAGTTTTTTTGTAtgatgtttaattttttatagatGGTCTCGAAATGTTTGTAGATACTTCTCAAACTTTGTATGAAATGCATATGTAACATGGAGAAAATATTTCTTACAAAATTATAGATCTTAACATAACTTAATAATATATTCAATGTTTATTTGAATCATCTACTTGCACATGCTAAAAACGACAGTGgtaaatcataaatatattacaaTAGATAGGAGAAAACAAAATCAGTTGATGGTCTTAACTAACAAGATGCAGCTATTAGACTATTGTAAAAGGATGATGTTAACTTATTtagtactccctctgtttttaaaagatgcatattctagatttttcacatgtattaagaaaactcattaaatatgcattgttttttgtgaataacaattttccataactttaagccaatagaaattcaataaacaccattaatttttttgaaacttacaatttttcataaaatcatacattgaaaaagtaaaaaatgtatcattttaaaacaaattttttttccagaacatacattttttaggaacggagggagtaattaATTATGTACTACTCATCTTGGGAAGATACTCGCTTGGACTTGGTTTATTTAGTTTTAGCTACGTTTTTTAAACACAGTTATGTTGATATAAATACTACCTCCATTtcaaaatgttaaatatttaagaaatttcacacatattaaaaaatatcttaaattttgaagtttacaatttataattattacttaatagaaatgcattaaaatgtaaaataatgtatttttaaacaattagttttctatataatgtatttttttttgaaacagaagAAATATTAGTTAGCATTTTTTGTAAATTACTTTTAATGATTCACGAAATTTCATGTGTATGATATCATTGTCCTTTTGATGTTTGTGACATCAGAcaagttattatttatgtattaaaagTTTCTAGATTCATAAAGTTAATTATTGGAATAATGAAATATAGTTTCCCCTTGCATGAAGGAACCGGAGCAATACTTTATTTTTTCGGAGCAATACATTTTACTATAACTAATCATTTTCATCAGCAAACAATCCATACAAATTCATATCGATATGTTGGATTTATCTATATATCCACAAGAGTGATCAACGTATTTATGAAAGCTTAAAATCCGGACAAGAGGATGCTTTTTTGCGGAaagtttttctttgttcttttgtaTATGGTACAACGAATGGGACTGAAAACATCCATTAAATAATTCCTATATGTTTATACTATACCCCAACATCTCATTAATATCCCCCCGTCATATATGTACTTGGTCACTCTTATCTATTCCTTACAACCTATGTATGTTCATTATGCTATCGTTGTTCTCATTAACATTTGACAGTTACACATGATCTTGATCATCCCGAAAGCGGACAATAATAGTTTAGAATTCGACCGTCAAATTTCCATTGCAACTCCGAATGTCATTACTCATTGTTAGACGGTTTAAAcccatatatatagaagaatcaCTCGCATTTTCATTTTTCAGTTCTCCATATCACAACAGTAAACGATTTCTTAAAACTCGTTTCAAACATCAACAATGGAAAATGAGAAAGGTGCGAGTTCAAGTACATTCAAAATGGGCAATTCTGCACAAGAGAGGAGTTTGCCGTATGTGCCTGATTGTTACGCTGTCCCGCCTTCATACGAGCCACGTGATGCGCTCGACTCAAAATCTGAAAGCGTACCCACGATCGATATTTCTCGCTTGAAAGGCAGCGATGATGAGCGTCGAGGGGTTATTCAAGAAATAAGATTGGCATGTCAATCTTTCGGGTTTTTTCAAgtaagtattttatatataataagataatatttgtAATTTCATAGAATTTGAGATTAAATCTTTTCCGGaatctttttttgtcaaaataatattttcttgtagtttaTCAGTTATATTGCGCCCATTGGCTATTGGCTAGCCAGCATAGCTTTTGtcattatatattctatttaaaGCCAGGTTATATATATGAGCCTTTCTTTtgcttaaatatatataataatagatgAGCTTAGTCGGTCAAAATATCAGCTCTctttagtcattttagtttcAACACGTGACAAGTGACGTTACTGTCATGTTTTCTTTGGCTCgctaaatatttatagatagtGAACCACGGAATTGACCAGAGCATACTGGACGATGCATTGGCGGTTGCGAAAGGTTTCTTCGAGCTGCCGgcgaaagagaaaaataaatttatgtcgAACGATGTGTATGCACCAGTTAGGTACACTACGAGTCTAAAGGACGGTTTGGACAAGACCCAATTTTGGAGGATATTTCTAAAGCACTATGCACATCCTCTCCATCGTTGGATTCACCTCTGGCCTCAAAACCCACCTGAGTACaggtattattatatatttgcgTACGTATTCATGATATATCATGTTTATTTATACAGTCCATATATGTCAGTATGTCACTGATTAGGTCATTGCATCTATAAAAGTAAAACAATGTAGAGTTCTGCTTTCATGTAGCGGCGCCTTTTGTTCCTTTTCTTGTTGACATAATGGACTTTATCAACTGGACCGCTCTAGCTTTAGCAAGGTTGATAAAGACCATCAATCTTTTtctatttgttattttattcatttctattttttgtaaactattCATTTCTGTTTTtctaagtaaattttttttttgttgaaagaatgttaaattttattcaaataagaaaaaaactttttacAGAGTTTCACTGCTACATTTCTACATTTCTaagtaaattaaatataatttcatatgTGTTTGTTTATGTGAATATACACGTTTGCGTATATTAGGGAAAGAATAGGAAAGTTTTGCGAGGAGGTGAGGATTCTATCTCTCGAGATAATGGGAGCAATAACGGAGAGCCTAGGACTAGGAAGAGACTACCTGTCGTCTCGGATGGACGAAAACGGCATGCAAGTCATGGCCGTTAACTGTTATCCACCGTGTCCGGACCCTAAGACGGCGCTAGGACTGCCGCCACATTCAGACTACAGTTGCATCACCATCCTTCTACAGAACTTGACCGGTCTCGAGATCTTTGATCTGACGGCTCACGATGGCTCGGGCCGCTGGGTTCATGTCCCAGAAGTCAAAGGTGTACTCAAGGTACGTTCCACCTGTTTCGGATAAGATATAAACGGGAAGAAATCACGTTAATTATGTATTAACCGACGTCCCGGTATATGTTTTACACTAGTTTCGGTTTAAACCTAAAACCATATATATTAACCAgactatatttatttattttattggtttgTTAATAATTCAACTCTATCTATATCCATTTTTGTTATAGGTCCATATTGGTGACCATGTCGAGGTGCTAAGCAATGGATTATACAAGAGCGTCATTCATAAAGTTACTCTGAACGAAGAGAAGACGAGAATCTCCCTCGCGAGCTTGCATAGCTTGGGTATGGACGATAAGATGAGCGTACCGTGCCAGTTGGTTAACGATGAAAACCCGGTTCGGTATAGAGAGAGCAGTTTTAATgattttcttggttttcttgTCAAGAATGACATCTCTCAAGGGGATAGGTTCATTGACACTCTTAGAATCAAGGACTGATCGAGTTCTAACACGTACGTGGTCAATGGTTAATGGTGTAAGAGTAATATTTCATCAGCTTTAGTGTATGACCACCTATAATTATAAAGAATTTTCTCCATAAAATAGTACCATTTTGAAACTAGCGACACAAAACTAGGAAAAAAACCTATTTCAACATGAACTTTACCCGTCCACTCAAATAATAACTTCTTTCTTCGCTACCTTTAGTATTCGGATAAACACTCGGAGTACATAGGTGAGAAAGGAGCGCTTTTCTAAGCTCAGCAAGACCGAATGGAATTCAAGTATATGGTGTGCATATTCCTTCCCGAACTTTGTAATAATGCGTATTACATACtgaactaaataaaaatttaaatatactacATGAACATCAATGTATCGTGCCTTTTCATTACCGAACTTTTAGTAGTGCATATTTCATACCgaactaaacaaaaattcaaaaatactacaTGAACTTTTAAAATCGTGCTTCTGTATATATTTATCGTCAAAGGTGTTAATCATtcgttaatttataaaaacgaCATTATTTTGGATGAACtctgtaaaattaaaaattaaaaatactacATGAACTCTCAAAATCgtgcttatatatattgaccgtCAAAGGTGTTAGTTATCCATTAGTTTATCAAAACGCGTTATCTTGGATAAATTCTgtaaagttaaaatttattttttgggaGACTCAAACTCTCACACTGGTGGACAAGGATAAAgtaaatatttgaataaaaaataaataatttaaacttataaaataataattttaaaaggtaaatttaaaaacataagtaattatatatagatttatttgataaaactaaaacaataaaaatttgataacatttatttgattaaactaaaatatatatatatatatataagttaatgtTTACACAATTTATACAAGAacattattttggtttatagatGTTATCCAAAATGACGTGGTTTTGATAAATTAACGGATGACTAACACTTTTCGGTATAGAATATGCATTACTAAAAGTTCGGAAATGAAAAGGCAGGCACGATACATTAAAGTTCATATAGTATATTTGAATTTCTGCGTAGTCCAATATGGAATATGCACTACTACAAAGTTCAGAAAGAAATTAGCACTACTGGCAAAGTTCATGTTGAAATAGATCTTTTTTCCCACAAAACTAACACATGATACTACACAAAACTATCAACCAACAATTCCAAACCGATTTGTTGATTAATAAAAAGtcgatttcttcttctccacagccTCACGCAAAATCTACTACAAATCGTTACATCTTTTGGAGACAAAATGcaattacatatttttttccatTAACTTTATATCACAGTCTTTTACTTTTATTCAACATTACGTAggcttgttttcttttgtttctgagtcataaatcattaattaatttttcttttatt encodes:
- the LOC106380348 gene encoding flavanone 3-dioxygenase 3-like isoform X1 — translated: MENEKGASSSTFKMGNSAQERSLPYVPDCYAVPPSYEPRDALDSKSESVPTIDISRLKGSDDERRGVIQEIRLACQSFGFFQIVNHGIDQSILDDALAVAKGFFELPAKEKNKFMSNDVYAPVRYTTSLKDGLDKTQFWRIFLKHYAHPLHRWIHLWPQNPPEYRERIGKFCEEVRILSLEIMGAITESLGLGRDYLSSRMDENGMQVMAVNCYPPCPDPKTALGLPPHSDYSCITILLQNLTGLEIFDLTAHDGSGRWVHVPEVKGVLKVHIGDHVEVLSNGLYKSVIHKVTLNEEKTRISLASLHSLGMDDKMSVPCQLVNDENPVRYRESSFNDFLGFLVKNDISQGDRFIDTLRIKD
- the LOC106422789 gene encoding glutamate dehydrogenase 2, whose protein sequence is MNALAATNRNFRHASRILGLDSKIEKSLMIPFREIKVECTIPKDDGTLVSYVGFRVQHDNARGPMKGGIRYHPEVDPDEVNALAQLMTWKTAVADIPYGGAKGGIGCNPRDLSLSELERLTRVFTQKIHDLIGIHTDVPAPDMGTNAQTMAWILDEYSKFHGHSPAVVTGKPIDLGGSLGREAATGRGVVYATEALLAEYGKSIKGLTFVVQGFGNVGTWAAKLIHEKGGKVVAVSDITGAVRNPEGLDIDALLSHKETTGSLVDFSGGDAMDSNELLIHECDVLIPCALGGVLNKENAGDVKAKFIIEAANHPTDPDADEILSKKGVIILPDIYANAGGVTVSYFEWVQNIQGFMWEEEKVNLELQKYMTRAFHNIKSMCHTHSCNLRMGAFTLGVNRVARATQLRGWEA
- the LOC106380348 gene encoding flavanone 3-dioxygenase 3-like isoform X2, translating into MENEKGASSSTFKMGNSAQERSLPYVPDCYAVPPSYEPRDALDSKSESVPTIDISRLKGSDDERRGVIQEIRLACQSFGFFQSILDDALAVAKGFFELPAKEKNKFMSNDVYAPVRYTTSLKDGLDKTQFWRIFLKHYAHPLHRWIHLWPQNPPEYRERIGKFCEEVRILSLEIMGAITESLGLGRDYLSSRMDENGMQVMAVNCYPPCPDPKTALGLPPHSDYSCITILLQNLTGLEIFDLTAHDGSGRWVHVPEVKGVLKVHIGDHVEVLSNGLYKSVIHKVTLNEEKTRISLASLHSLGMDDKMSVPCQLVNDENPVRYRESSFNDFLGFLVKNDISQGDRFIDTLRIKD